From the Rhodoferax sp. WC2427 genome, one window contains:
- a CDS encoding phage antirepressor N-terminal domain-containing protein, translated as MNSNTQHPASAIEKSEPVQLMPVLFHEDTLVLVEHNAQPYVVMKPLVTAMGLDWRSQYVKLAEKFGSTMVEITTVAEDGKPRTMICQPLRKLPGWLYSLNPGKLTAALRPKVIRYQDECDEVLWRHWTQQEPLHGGKRLGASDSDRLMRRRGDLRKELGNTASLGVATDAYADYVMVSALLGQRASAMLDLAPGVRQQILALEGGAP; from the coding sequence ATGAATTCTAATACCCAACACCCAGCATCGGCTATAGAGAAATCAGAGCCGGTACAGCTGATGCCCGTGCTATTCCACGAGGACACCCTGGTTTTGGTTGAGCATAATGCGCAGCCCTACGTGGTCATGAAGCCCTTGGTGACCGCCATGGGCCTCGATTGGCGCAGCCAGTACGTCAAACTTGCTGAGAAATTCGGGTCAACTATGGTGGAAATCACCACAGTTGCAGAGGACGGAAAGCCTCGCACCATGATTTGTCAACCTCTCCGCAAGCTCCCCGGCTGGCTGTACTCCCTCAACCCTGGCAAGCTGACCGCTGCGCTGCGCCCCAAGGTCATCCGGTACCAGGACGAGTGCGACGAGGTGCTGTGGCGGCACTGGACCCAGCAAGAACCGCTGCATGGAGGGAAACGACTGGGGGCCAGCGACAGCGACCGGCTCATGCGGAGGCGCGGTGATTTGCGCAAAGAGCTGGGCAACACCGCTAGCCTGGGTGTCGCCACCGATGCCTATGCCGACTACGTGATGGTCAGTGCTTTGCTGGGGCAGCGCGCATCTGCGATGCTGGATTTGGCCCCAGGTGTGCGGCAGCAGATTCTTGCCCTGGAAGGCGGTGCACCATGA
- a CDS encoding phage tail length tape measure family protein, whose amino-acid sequence MADQTERLRVVIELDGTAALSDGTKLSAQQIRDLGDHLTQTGKQAEAAGTQIGKAGQSVATVGRELAQGDWRNAALEAGRLAVGTGAASGGLALMAGGVALATVALGGYVAAVVQAHAETQRQNDALLLTGNYAGLVGGQLNQMARESAAAINGNVANTRETMEGLVATGRVTSQSLTSVAQAVQLVTQYSSKNREAVLSDFAGMADGVATWAAKHNQAYHFLNLEQYKYIESLEKAGKTQEAMQVTSEALSRHLGGDMTTNLGTLQKAWQGVNNWASRAWDAMLNVGREDTTADKIAKIKAQLDALATRKNTGRYTDDTRAELVANLQSQLQSAQEAARVERRAADGKSQEAQANEAAIAAAREKPKTPKAERVDPEIEAQRRVLAELSGYSASYEKDVQRLAAMYDKGTLSTATYQRALQELLARQPFMREAAKAEADALREATKNREAAAAAATKDYEAREQEIAGLLKANSTLELQIESVGKTKGQIDALKAARLDHIIAMKQEDLASMDGFGFDEQQITQKQRLIDALIQERDLTAQLGQVQLADDQRKKNEADSKQFSDDLRRDMTDSLQRAFESGKNPAEALAATLASTVKTRLIRAIAESITNPWLKPLEGAITGLVSGFFGGATSPMGAPNVGPQLPATTMAHGGAWMDGLQAFAQGGTFTNSVVSSPTLFKFAQGTGLMGEAGPEAIMPLSRGADGSLGVRAAGGGGQQQVTVNVYPTAGQTATVQQSQNGGGLQIDVMLRQVEDMLADNVSAGSGSLARSMEGRYGLRTAVN is encoded by the coding sequence ATGGCTGACCAAACCGAACGCCTGCGCGTCGTCATCGAACTGGACGGCACCGCCGCCCTGAGCGACGGCACCAAACTGAGCGCGCAACAGATACGCGACCTGGGCGACCACCTCACCCAAACCGGCAAGCAGGCCGAGGCCGCAGGCACGCAGATTGGCAAGGCAGGGCAGTCGGTCGCCACGGTAGGGCGCGAGCTGGCGCAGGGTGATTGGCGCAATGCCGCGCTGGAAGCCGGGCGCCTTGCGGTCGGTACCGGGGCCGCCAGTGGCGGTCTGGCGCTGATGGCGGGCGGCGTGGCGCTGGCCACCGTGGCCCTGGGCGGCTACGTTGCTGCCGTAGTGCAAGCCCATGCTGAAACCCAGCGCCAGAACGATGCCCTGCTGCTTACCGGCAATTACGCCGGGCTGGTGGGCGGGCAGCTGAACCAAATGGCCCGGGAGTCGGCTGCGGCCATCAACGGCAACGTGGCCAACACCCGCGAGACCATGGAAGGCCTGGTGGCCACCGGGCGCGTGACCAGCCAAAGCCTGACGAGTGTGGCCCAGGCGGTGCAGTTGGTTACCCAGTACAGCAGCAAGAACCGCGAGGCCGTGCTGAGCGACTTTGCGGGCATGGCCGACGGTGTGGCCACCTGGGCGGCCAAGCACAACCAGGCCTATCACTTCCTGAACCTCGAACAGTACAAATACATCGAGTCGCTGGAAAAGGCAGGCAAGACCCAAGAGGCCATGCAGGTCACCAGCGAGGCACTGAGCCGCCACCTGGGCGGCGACATGACTACCAACCTGGGCACTCTGCAAAAGGCATGGCAAGGCGTGAACAACTGGGCCAGCCGGGCCTGGGATGCCATGCTCAACGTGGGCCGCGAGGACACCACCGCCGACAAGATTGCCAAGATCAAGGCGCAGCTGGACGCCCTGGCCACCCGCAAGAACACGGGGCGCTACACCGACGACACCCGGGCCGAGCTGGTTGCCAACCTGCAAAGCCAATTGCAATCGGCCCAGGAAGCCGCCCGCGTGGAGCGTCGTGCGGCAGACGGCAAATCGCAAGAAGCCCAGGCCAACGAAGCCGCCATTGCCGCTGCCCGCGAAAAGCCCAAAACCCCCAAGGCCGAACGCGTAGACCCCGAGATTGAGGCCCAGCGCCGCGTGCTGGCCGAGCTGTCGGGCTACTCAGCCAGCTATGAGAAGGACGTGCAGCGCCTGGCGGCCATGTACGACAAGGGCACGCTGTCCACCGCCACCTACCAGCGGGCGCTGCAAGAGCTGCTGGCCAGGCAGCCCTTCATGCGCGAGGCGGCCAAAGCCGAGGCCGATGCCCTGCGCGAAGCCACCAAGAACCGCGAGGCCGCCGCGGCCGCCGCCACCAAAGACTACGAGGCCCGCGAGCAAGAGATTGCCGGCCTGCTCAAGGCCAACAGCACGCTGGAGCTGCAGATTGAATCGGTCGGCAAGACCAAGGGCCAGATCGACGCGCTGAAAGCCGCCCGTCTGGACCACATCATTGCCATGAAACAGGAAGACCTGGCCTCCATGGACGGCTTTGGTTTTGACGAGCAGCAGATCACCCAAAAACAGCGCCTGATCGACGCCCTGATCCAGGAACGCGACCTCACGGCCCAGCTGGGCCAGGTCCAGCTGGCCGACGACCAGCGCAAGAAAAATGAGGCCGACAGCAAGCAGTTCAGCGACGACCTGCGCCGCGACATGACCGATTCACTACAGCGCGCCTTCGAGTCGGGCAAGAACCCGGCCGAGGCCCTGGCTGCCACCCTGGCCAGCACCGTCAAGACGCGGCTGATCCGGGCCATTGCAGAGTCCATCACCAACCCGTGGCTGAAGCCGCTGGAGGGTGCGATCACCGGGCTGGTGTCCGGCTTTTTTGGGGGTGCCACAAGCCCTATGGGGGCACCCAATGTGGGGCCGCAGTTACCGGCCACCACGATGGCCCATGGCGGGGCCTGGATGGACGGCCTCCAGGCATTTGCCCAGGGCGGCACCTTTACCAATAGCGTGGTGAGCTCGCCTACCTTGTTCAAGTTTGCACAGGGTACGGGCCTGATGGGCGAGGCCGGGCCCGAGGCCATCATGCCGCTGTCGCGCGGCGCTGACGGCTCGCTGGGCGTGCGCGCAGCAGGAGGCGGTGGCCAGCAGCAGGTAACAGTGAACGTGTACCCCACTGCCGGGCAAACAGCTACCGTGCAGCAGTCGCAAAACGGCGGCGGCCTGCAGATCGACGTAATGCTGCGCCAGGTGGAAGACATGCTGGCCGACAACGTGAGCGCCGGTTCTGGCAGCCTGGCCCGCTCCATGGAAGGCCGTTACGGCCTTAGAACGGCGGTGAACTGA
- a CDS encoding phage protease encodes MKRSIIAIAARHMLLAQGDAPGVVRFLSQSVTLADGVTQTWVTLTRTGNFTDPRYGAFAITNDMLGQMVANFDKRVLGQDVFIDVSHKPSDGAAGKVVKLSVEGGRLRALVEWTPFGVAAIQDRGFTYLSAEYHEQWQDNEKQQPYGCVLLGAGLTVRPVIKHLEPVQLSADNDHDRAVRTAISPSLLKELSEFSMNKFLQALLARLIKLGFTESTAKPLLDAAAIQLTAAADDEAKCLAVVDTWAVAGDAAMAQIKAAGGDGKHVTIQLAAPTVDVAGAVRLALDARDAATLADRTGMAAKLKLLSDTIADGDKTLTPEGVKKFADDYAPMVSSATTDDQVKHLAALAIKQTQSMTAAVKLATLGYNPVGGTIQISVDSSNGIKALQETVDKRLGFAEGKKADRRFDRTGGVLLAQNKDFADKCLALFDAVNGQQLSDEHKALAAGAGSISDVAIPKIAERTVVRESLYNLMSLGLVDVGTIPFTNVLSINYSYRDQTAAVASGLRRYERQAIRNAGVIQTSEETRPIPQKLAMQVSNEMKLLMAAANIDFDPIADNVLNMARIVGEDVELLNLNEIAGSADEWGAYAVSTETLTANVNGTKRIFPLANFPVVKPRAMYDLKGVQQGTTLNPITVMLNGAAKTEYLVPADGSTLAAGQYWVMDYNMGELQFLTETGAAYTPPNATALTVAYSTTTNVKKFDTDQGAVATDVFYDTLLFAIGGRKSVIEDTRYYNANMILMSGNVNNALSQAKTFGANSARVATGLAADGSVGLVKDMPVFRPRAPGSLFGDTRIVVGQRLNTRFRMAKPWSMTPLEQARNSAGAFIDAMEGFGTQWVGSHTPSQLKGAATSIILYSTNGRVARAI; translated from the coding sequence ATGAAGCGTTCGATCATTGCAATTGCAGCCCGGCACATGCTGCTGGCCCAAGGGGATGCGCCCGGCGTGGTGCGGTTCCTGAGCCAGTCGGTCACGCTGGCTGACGGCGTTACGCAGACGTGGGTGACCTTGACCCGGACGGGCAATTTCACCGACCCGCGCTACGGCGCATTTGCGATCACCAACGACATGCTGGGCCAGATGGTGGCCAACTTTGACAAGCGCGTGCTGGGCCAGGACGTGTTTATCGACGTGAGCCACAAGCCCAGCGACGGCGCTGCGGGCAAGGTGGTGAAGCTTTCGGTCGAGGGCGGCCGACTGCGTGCCCTGGTGGAGTGGACACCTTTCGGTGTGGCCGCGATCCAGGACCGGGGCTTTACCTACTTGAGCGCCGAATACCACGAGCAGTGGCAAGACAACGAAAAGCAACAGCCGTACGGCTGCGTTTTGCTGGGCGCTGGCTTGACGGTGCGGCCCGTGATCAAGCACCTGGAGCCGGTGCAGCTCTCCGCCGACAACGACCACGACCGTGCCGTGCGCACGGCGATCTCCCCATCCCTTCTTAAAGAACTCTCGGAGTTTTCCATGAACAAATTTTTGCAAGCCCTGCTGGCCCGCCTGATCAAGCTGGGCTTTACCGAATCGACGGCCAAGCCGCTGCTGGATGCGGCTGCCATCCAACTGACCGCCGCTGCCGATGACGAGGCCAAATGCCTTGCGGTGGTGGACACCTGGGCAGTGGCGGGCGATGCCGCCATGGCACAGATCAAGGCCGCAGGCGGCGATGGCAAGCATGTGACCATCCAGCTGGCGGCCCCCACGGTAGACGTGGCAGGCGCTGTGCGCCTGGCCCTGGATGCCCGCGATGCCGCCACCCTGGCCGACCGCACCGGCATGGCCGCCAAGCTCAAGCTGCTCAGCGACACCATTGCCGACGGCGACAAGACCCTGACCCCCGAGGGCGTGAAGAAGTTTGCCGACGACTACGCCCCCATGGTGTCGTCCGCCACCACCGACGACCAGGTGAAGCACCTGGCCGCCCTGGCCATCAAGCAGACGCAGAGCATGACCGCCGCGGTGAAGCTGGCCACGCTGGGCTACAACCCTGTAGGCGGCACGATCCAGATCAGCGTGGACAGCAGCAATGGCATCAAGGCCCTGCAGGAGACGGTGGACAAGCGCCTGGGCTTTGCCGAGGGCAAAAAGGCCGACCGCCGCTTTGACCGCACCGGTGGCGTGTTGCTGGCCCAGAACAAGGACTTTGCCGACAAGTGCCTGGCGCTGTTCGATGCCGTCAACGGCCAGCAGCTCAGCGACGAGCACAAAGCCCTGGCCGCAGGCGCGGGCAGTATCAGTGACGTGGCGATCCCCAAGATTGCTGAGCGCACGGTGGTGCGTGAGTCGCTGTACAACCTGATGAGCCTGGGCCTGGTGGATGTGGGCACCATCCCGTTCACCAACGTGCTCAGCATCAACTACAGCTACCGCGACCAGACGGCCGCCGTGGCATCGGGCCTGCGCCGCTACGAGCGCCAGGCCATCCGCAACGCCGGAGTGATCCAGACCAGCGAAGAAACCCGGCCCATCCCGCAAAAGCTGGCCATGCAGGTCAGCAACGAAATGAAGCTGCTGATGGCCGCGGCCAACATCGACTTTGACCCCATCGCCGACAACGTGCTGAACATGGCCCGCATCGTGGGCGAAGACGTGGAACTGCTGAACCTGAACGAAATCGCGGGTAGCGCAGACGAGTGGGGCGCCTATGCCGTCAGCACCGAAACCCTGACCGCCAACGTCAACGGCACCAAGCGGATTTTCCCGCTGGCCAACTTCCCCGTGGTCAAGCCGCGCGCCATGTACGACCTGAAGGGCGTGCAGCAGGGCACCACGCTGAACCCCATCACCGTGATGCTGAACGGCGCGGCCAAGACCGAGTACCTGGTGCCCGCCGATGGCAGCACCCTGGCCGCTGGCCAGTACTGGGTGATGGACTACAACATGGGCGAGCTGCAGTTTCTGACCGAAACCGGCGCGGCCTACACGCCTCCCAACGCCACGGCGCTGACGGTGGCCTACAGCACCACCACCAACGTCAAGAAGTTCGACACCGACCAGGGTGCCGTAGCCACCGATGTGTTCTATGACACGTTGCTCTTCGCCATCGGCGGCCGCAAGTCGGTGATCGAAGACACGCGCTACTACAACGCCAACATGATCCTGATGAGCGGCAACGTGAACAACGCGCTCAGCCAGGCCAAGACCTTTGGCGCCAACTCCGCCCGCGTCGCGACCGGCCTGGCAGCCGACGGCAGCGTGGGCCTGGTGAAAGATATGCCGGTGTTCCGCCCCCGTGCGCCGGGCTCGCTGTTTGGCGACACGCGCATTGTGGTGGGCCAGCGCCTTAACACCCGCTTCCGCATGGCCAAGCCCTGGTCCATGACGCCTCTGGAGCAAGCCCGCAACTCTGCTGGCGCCTTCATCGACGCCATGGAAGGCTTTGGCACCCAGTGGGTGGGCAGCCACACGCCCAGCCAGCTCAAGGGCGCGGCCACCAGCATCATCTTGTACAGCACCAATGGGCGTGTTGCACGCGCCATCTAG
- a CDS encoding Arc family DNA-binding protein, translated as MTDRHQSPSYPLRISSELKYQVTKAAFAMGRSFNAEVTARLQSSFASPIPDLPAEVKAAVEAEAKSRNCTESEALTRLVLAGQSKGGTLLQITLTPQTTYQQLKDLLKAGETIIPPNAALVVETKR; from the coding sequence ATGACCGATCGACACCAATCTCCCTCGTATCCATTACGCATTTCCAGCGAACTCAAATACCAAGTAACTAAAGCGGCTTTTGCGATGGGCCGCAGCTTTAACGCAGAGGTCACAGCCCGCCTTCAGAGCTCCTTTGCATCACCCATTCCAGATCTACCTGCAGAGGTGAAAGCAGCGGTGGAAGCTGAGGCAAAAAGTAGAAATTGCACAGAGAGTGAGGCGCTCACACGACTGGTGCTGGCTGGCCAATCGAAGGGCGGCACGCTGTTGCAGATCACCCTGACCCCACAGACCACCTACCAGCAGCTGAAAGACTTGCTCAAAGCAGGCGAAACCATCATTCCGCCCAACGCCGCGTTGGTGGTCGAAACCAAGCGCTAG
- a CDS encoding glycoside hydrolase family 108 protein, which translates to MNFDQAFDRLMGAEGGYVNDPHDPGGETNWGISKRSYPTVDIKALTREGAKAIYLRDFWAPLVDAHPAVRFQTFDFAVNSGISTAVRKLQAAIGVADDGHWGPLSAAKLASMDVNDALMRFMAQRLRFWVKCSAWPSQGAGWVNRGARQLEYAAEDN; encoded by the coding sequence ATGAACTTTGACCAGGCATTTGACCGGCTGATGGGCGCAGAGGGCGGCTACGTCAACGACCCCCACGACCCCGGCGGCGAGACCAATTGGGGTATCAGCAAGCGCAGCTACCCCACCGTGGACATCAAAGCCCTGACCCGCGAGGGCGCCAAGGCCATTTACCTGCGCGACTTTTGGGCACCGCTGGTGGATGCCCATCCTGCCGTGCGCTTCCAGACCTTCGACTTTGCCGTGAATAGCGGCATCTCCACCGCCGTGCGCAAGCTGCAGGCCGCCATCGGCGTGGCAGACGATGGCCACTGGGGGCCGCTCAGCGCCGCCAAGCTGGCCAGCATGGACGTAAACGATGCGCTCATGCGCTTCATGGCCCAACGCCTGCGGTTCTGGGTCAAGTGCTCCGCCTGGCCATCGCAGGGCGCGGGCTGGGTCAACCGCGGCGCGCGGCAGCTGGAATATGCGGCGGAGGACAACTAG
- a CDS encoding DUF1833 family protein, whose protein sequence is MTTSAATTRNLHAVDDPQGVLMLLQLDHPALSGPVRLVNDTRNLVTLGATYLGLPFSISLPNDKAKEVPRAKLQMDNVGRELTAELERLPPGAALMATILMVHRTTPGVVDYSFTAPLSGVRVDMHTLSATMGPDDLLRRPAVLLRYDPISAPALFPD, encoded by the coding sequence GTGACTACCAGCGCCGCCACCACCCGCAACTTGCACGCGGTAGACGACCCGCAGGGCGTGCTCATGCTGCTGCAGCTGGACCACCCCGCACTCAGCGGCCCGGTGCGCCTGGTCAACGACACCCGCAACCTGGTCACCCTGGGCGCGACCTACCTGGGCCTGCCGTTTTCCATCTCCCTGCCCAACGACAAGGCTAAGGAAGTGCCGCGTGCCAAGCTGCAGATGGACAACGTGGGCCGCGAGCTCACCGCCGAGCTGGAGCGCCTGCCCCCCGGTGCGGCACTCATGGCCACCATCTTGATGGTCCATCGCACCACGCCGGGGGTGGTGGACTACAGCTTTACCGCTCCGCTCAGCGGCGTGCGGGTGGACATGCACACCCTGAGCGCCACCATGGGCCCAGACGACCTGCTGCGCCGCCCTGCGGTGCTGCTGCGCTACGACCCCATAAGCGCCCCGGCGCTGTTCCCGGACTGA
- a CDS encoding Arc family DNA-binding protein: MEKPPQRKPYSLRMPVDLEKWLKHEAVDNSRSLTAEIVTRLEESRRQQLEKRAEDAK, from the coding sequence ATGGAGAAACCACCACAACGAAAGCCCTATTCGCTGCGCATGCCCGTTGACTTGGAAAAGTGGCTCAAGCATGAGGCGGTAGATAACTCCCGCAGCTTGACTGCTGAAATCGTTACCCGGCTGGAGGAATCCAGGCGGCAACAGCTCGAAAAGAGGGCTGAAGATGCGAAGTGA
- a CDS encoding DUF1799 domain-containing protein — MWPDNWGVVSLFLKCAVSQWVLTPQGRVLGFNYPGVEVVMRHNTPLVPDAALAFDQLQGMEAAARGVLNG, encoded by the coding sequence GTGTGGCCAGACAACTGGGGCGTGGTCAGCCTGTTCCTCAAATGCGCGGTATCCCAGTGGGTGCTCACCCCGCAGGGCAGGGTGCTGGGCTTCAACTACCCCGGCGTGGAAGTCGTGATGCGGCACAACACACCTTTGGTACCCGATGCCGCCCTGGCCTTTGACCAACTGCAGGGCATGGAAGCCGCTGCGCGCGGGGTGCTGAATGGCTGA
- a CDS encoding SOS response-associated peptidase, translated as MCSHYQAVKKREQFRKHFGCDMPEEAGVADLWPGKQGLFIRRPREEDGREALPGLFGMVPHWADDTKGTRFTYNARTETVAEKPSFRDAWRLGRHCIIPADAIYEPDWRSGKAIATRISRADEQPMGIAGLWTGWKAPDGSIVRSYTMLTINAADHALMRNFHKTEDEKRMVVILQEDAYGAWLNAPAEDSMAFMQMYPGELVAQA; from the coding sequence ATGTGCAGCCACTACCAAGCCGTAAAAAAGCGCGAGCAATTCCGCAAACATTTTGGGTGCGACATGCCCGAGGAAGCGGGCGTGGCCGATTTGTGGCCAGGCAAGCAAGGCCTATTCATCCGGCGACCGCGTGAGGAAGATGGGCGTGAAGCCCTGCCGGGCCTGTTTGGCATGGTGCCGCACTGGGCAGACGACACCAAAGGCACCCGGTTCACCTACAACGCGCGCACCGAAACCGTGGCCGAGAAACCCAGCTTCCGCGATGCCTGGCGGCTGGGGCGACACTGCATCATTCCGGCCGATGCGATCTACGAGCCCGACTGGCGCAGCGGCAAAGCCATCGCCACCCGCATCTCCCGGGCAGACGAACAGCCCATGGGCATCGCAGGCCTGTGGACCGGGTGGAAGGCACCCGACGGCAGCATTGTGCGCAGCTACACCATGCTGACGATCAACGCGGCGGACCATGCGCTGATGCGCAATTTCCATAAAACCGAAGACGAGAAGCGCATGGTGGTCATCCTGCAGGAGGATGCCTACGGTGCCTGGCTGAACGCCCCGGCCGAGGACAGCATGGCTTTCATGCAGATGTACCCGGGCGAGCTGGTGGCCCAGGCGTAG